The proteins below come from a single Melitaea cinxia chromosome 9, ilMelCinx1.1, whole genome shotgun sequence genomic window:
- the LOC123656710 gene encoding uncharacterized protein LOC123656710 isoform X2, translated as MSGPNPTSEVGLDFPPTSDTSSQNMQENIPLPSNSLEAFLSKLTDALLPRSNAPPHPVTVLVPFDPDDPNSDIEGWCRLSDAIISSKNLKGVDLIMTLTHCLRGRAATLLTKIPSSQYKWEDIQETLKAQFSRPMLIQDHFDSILKFQINANETPAQACLRLWQLIENIPDASLSEKVVTGFAISVLSQCDVQIRRELNSTVVNDKSHLFRVLRGISLKRKSELSELNDHDVKRPRATFSFRGSCNICGRIGHRGADCRDRNKPQDKRVNQKPHPTCYVCGEPGHVVSTCPKRIDNTKKEQVATGSKEVNACSKIVRD; from the coding sequence ATGTCTGGGCCGAATCcgacatcagaagtgggattggATTTTCCGCCCACGTCTGACACCTCGTCAcaaaatatgcaagaaaataTTCCGCTACCCTCAAATAGTTTAGAAGCATTTCTTTCAAAATTAACTGATGCTTTACTGCCCCGTTCCAATGCACCACCACATCCTGTCACGGTATTGGTGCCGTTTGATCCTGATGACCCGAATTCTGACATAGAGGGATGGTGTCGCCTGTCAGACGCCATAATTAGTAGTAAAAATTTGAAAGGCGTAGATTTAATCATGACGCTGACCCATTGTCTACGAGGCCGTGCAGCCACGTTATTGACCAAAATACCTTCCAGTCAATATAAATGGGAAGATATACAGGAGACTTTAAAAGCTCAGTTCTCTCGTCCTATGCTGATTCAGGATCACTTTGACAGTAtccttaaatttcaaattaacgctAATGAGACCCCCGCTCAAGCATGTTTACGACTTTGGCAATTAATTGAAAACATCCCGGATGCAAGTTTATCTGAAAAGGTTGTGACGGGCTTTGCCATTTCCGTATTATCTCAGTGCGATGTTCAAATACGTCGTGAACTGAACTCGACTGTTGTAAATGATAAATCCCACCTATTTCGAGTACTACGGGGTATTTCCTTGAAAAGAAAGTCCGAATTGTCAGAGTTAAATGACCACGATGTCAAACGCCCTCGCGCCACGTTCAGCTTTCGAGGCAGCTGCAACATATGTGGCAGGATTGGGCATCGTGGAGCTGATTGCCGTGACAGAAACAAACCACAAGATAAACGTGTCAACCAGAAGCCACACCCTACCTGCTACGTCTGCGGGGAGCCAGGCCACGTCGTCTCCACCTGCCCAAAAAGGATTGACAATACGAAGAAGGAACAAGTCGCTACTGGAAGCAAAGAAGTCAACGCGTGCTCGAAGATTGTTCGAG
- the LOC123656710 gene encoding uncharacterized protein LOC123656710 isoform X1: MSGPNPTSEVGLDFPPTSDTSSQNMQENIPLPSNSLEAFLSKLTDALLPRSNAPPHPVTVLVPFDPDDPNSDIEGWCRLSDAIISSKNLKGVDLIMTLTHCLRGRAATLLTKIPSSQYKWEDIQETLKAQFSRPMLIQDHFDSILKFQINANETPAQACLRLWQLIENIPDASLSEKVVTGFAISVLSQCDVQIRRELNSTVVNDKSHLFRVLRGISLKRKSELSELNDHDVKRPRATFSFRGSCNICGRIGHRGADCRDRNKPQDKRVNQKPHPTCYVCGEPGHVVSTCPKRIDNTKKEQVATGSKEVNACSKIVRGIMDCSD, translated from the coding sequence ATGTCTGGGCCGAATCcgacatcagaagtgggattggATTTTCCGCCCACGTCTGACACCTCGTCAcaaaatatgcaagaaaataTTCCGCTACCCTCAAATAGTTTAGAAGCATTTCTTTCAAAATTAACTGATGCTTTACTGCCCCGTTCCAATGCACCACCACATCCTGTCACGGTATTGGTGCCGTTTGATCCTGATGACCCGAATTCTGACATAGAGGGATGGTGTCGCCTGTCAGACGCCATAATTAGTAGTAAAAATTTGAAAGGCGTAGATTTAATCATGACGCTGACCCATTGTCTACGAGGCCGTGCAGCCACGTTATTGACCAAAATACCTTCCAGTCAATATAAATGGGAAGATATACAGGAGACTTTAAAAGCTCAGTTCTCTCGTCCTATGCTGATTCAGGATCACTTTGACAGTAtccttaaatttcaaattaacgctAATGAGACCCCCGCTCAAGCATGTTTACGACTTTGGCAATTAATTGAAAACATCCCGGATGCAAGTTTATCTGAAAAGGTTGTGACGGGCTTTGCCATTTCCGTATTATCTCAGTGCGATGTTCAAATACGTCGTGAACTGAACTCGACTGTTGTAAATGATAAATCCCACCTATTTCGAGTACTACGGGGTATTTCCTTGAAAAGAAAGTCCGAATTGTCAGAGTTAAATGACCACGATGTCAAACGCCCTCGCGCCACGTTCAGCTTTCGAGGCAGCTGCAACATATGTGGCAGGATTGGGCATCGTGGAGCTGATTGCCGTGACAGAAACAAACCACAAGATAAACGTGTCAACCAGAAGCCACACCCTACCTGCTACGTCTGCGGGGAGCCAGGCCACGTCGTCTCCACCTGCCCAAAAAGGATTGACAATACGAAGAAGGAACAAGTCGCTACTGGAAGCAAAGAAGTCAACGCGTGCTCGAAGATTGTTCGAGGTATTATGGACTGTAGTG